The following coding sequences are from one Mesorhizobium onobrychidis window:
- the phnH gene encoding phosphonate C-P lyase system protein PhnH encodes MDIATQAIEGGFSDPVFDAQTVFRAVMDAMARPGTLQPLPIFARPPAPLSATAGAIALALCDNDTPLWLDLALQAPAAVRSWLGFHTGAPLANTPADAHFALIATPAEMMALDGFSQGTQDYPDRSTTLILQVGDLVSGAPLLLEGPGIERTATIAPAQMPRHFVEQWKQNNQRFPRGIDIVLATPDGVACLPRTTRIKTMEA; translated from the coding sequence ATGGATATCGCAACGCAAGCGATCGAGGGCGGCTTTTCCGATCCGGTGTTCGACGCCCAGACGGTGTTCCGCGCCGTGATGGATGCGATGGCGCGGCCAGGCACCCTGCAGCCCCTGCCGATCTTTGCCCGCCCGCCGGCACCACTGTCGGCCACCGCGGGCGCCATCGCGCTGGCGCTGTGCGACAACGACACGCCGCTCTGGCTCGATCTCGCTTTGCAGGCCCCAGCAGCGGTGAGATCCTGGCTTGGCTTCCACACCGGCGCGCCGCTGGCCAATACGCCGGCCGACGCGCATTTCGCGCTGATCGCCACGCCGGCCGAGATGATGGCGCTCGACGGCTTTTCGCAAGGCACCCAGGACTATCCCGACCGCTCCACGACGCTGATCCTGCAGGTCGGCGATCTCGTTTCAGGCGCCCCTCTGTTGCTCGAAGGTCCTGGCATCGAAAGAACCGCGACAATCGCGCCGGCGCAGATGCCGCGCCACTTCGTCGAGCAGTGGAAGCAGAACAACCAGCGTTTTCCCCGTGGCATCGACATCGTCCTCGCCACCCCTGACGGCGTTGCCTGCCTGCCGCGCACGACGCGCATCAAGACGATGGAGGCGTGA
- the phnG gene encoding phosphonate C-P lyase system protein PhnG: MRGQEAREQAERKAVMATLAQSTGDDIVRLWNEAGLPSEAELLRGPETGLVTVRGRIGGGGAPFNVGEATVTRAAVRLTSGQVGHCYTMGRDKQKAKLAAIADALWQDPARRNEVETKLIAPLQAELASARERRRAETAATKVDFFTMVRGED, encoded by the coding sequence ATGCGAGGACAGGAAGCGCGCGAACAGGCTGAGCGCAAGGCCGTCATGGCGACGCTGGCGCAATCGACCGGCGACGATATCGTCCGCCTCTGGAACGAAGCCGGCCTGCCTTCGGAAGCGGAACTCCTGCGCGGTCCCGAAACCGGCCTGGTCACCGTGCGTGGCCGCATCGGCGGTGGCGGCGCGCCGTTCAATGTCGGCGAGGCGACGGTCACCCGCGCCGCCGTCCGGCTCACATCCGGGCAGGTCGGCCACTGCTATACGATGGGCCGTGACAAGCAGAAAGCAAAACTGGCGGCGATAGCGGACGCGCTCTGGCAGGATCCCGCCCGCCGTAACGAGGTCGAGACCAAACTCATTGCGCCGCTGCAGGCCGAACTGGCCAGCGCACGTGAACGGCGGCGCGCCGAGACGGCGGCAACGAAGGTCGATTTCTTCACCATGGTACGCGGAGAAGACTGA
- the phnF gene encoding phosphonate metabolism transcriptional regulator PhnF produces MIGQQMASSLERRTGISLWRQIADQILHSIAVGEFAENAALPPEVALAERYGVNRHTVRSAIAALVQDGVLRAEQGRGTFVLSRKRLSYPIGARTRFSAGLQGQALERRSVLLEAAVEPASRRVAEGLGLAKGSSVIRLETRGEADGQPVSRATGWFDAERFAGIDAAMAETGSITASLERFGIGDYLRQSTVLSARHADAADLADLDLQPGAIVLVTVAVNVTPDGQPIQFAETRFPAERVELKLSAL; encoded by the coding sequence ATGATCGGTCAGCAGATGGCCAGCAGCTTAGAGCGGCGCACCGGCATCTCACTGTGGCGGCAGATAGCCGACCAGATCCTGCATTCGATCGCCGTCGGCGAGTTTGCCGAGAATGCCGCGCTGCCACCGGAAGTCGCACTGGCCGAGCGCTATGGCGTCAACCGCCATACGGTGCGCAGCGCCATCGCAGCACTTGTGCAGGATGGCGTGCTCAGGGCCGAGCAGGGGCGCGGCACTTTCGTGCTGTCGCGCAAGCGGCTGTCCTATCCGATCGGCGCGCGCACCCGCTTTTCGGCGGGCCTGCAAGGGCAGGCGTTGGAGCGCCGCAGCGTGCTGCTCGAAGCGGCGGTCGAGCCGGCCAGCCGGCGCGTCGCCGAAGGGCTGGGGCTTGCCAAGGGTTCGAGTGTTATACGCCTTGAGACACGCGGCGAAGCCGATGGGCAGCCGGTCTCGCGGGCCACCGGCTGGTTCGACGCAGAACGCTTCGCGGGCATCGATGCAGCCATGGCCGAAACCGGATCTATCACCGCCTCGCTCGAGCGTTTCGGCATTGGCGACTATCTCAGGCAATCGACGGTGTTGTCGGCCCGCCACGCCGACGCCGCCGACCTTGCCGATCTCGATCTGCAGCCCGGCGCCATCGTGCTGGTCACGGTCGCTGTCAACGTCACGCCGGACGGTCAGCCGATCCAGTTCGCCGAAACGCGGTTTCCGGCCGAGCGGGTCGAGCTCAAATTATCGGCGCTTTAA
- a CDS encoding zinc-binding alcohol dehydrogenase family protein, whose amino-acid sequence MKAVVCRSPGELVLEERPTPSTPPPGWALVAVSHVGICGTDYHIFEGKHPFLAYPRIMGHEVSGTVIEVGEGVDLAVGEPVIINPYLACGKCIACRQGKPNCCVRIEVLGVHRDGAMRERILVPAQNLYPANGLSLADAAAVEFLAIGAHAVRRSLANPGARTLVIGAGPIGLGTALFARIAGLDATLLDMSAERLGFAASELGFATLDGSRQSATDLVREATGGEGFDVIFDATGNTQSVQSAFAHVAHGGTLVLVSVVKDDIVFSDPEFHKREMTLIGSRNALRADFDHVAASIRNGAVPLTKLVTHRTTLGDTPRDLARWAHEKSGLIKAVIQVG is encoded by the coding sequence ATGAAAGCCGTCGTCTGCCGTTCGCCCGGTGAGCTTGTTCTGGAAGAGCGCCCAACGCCGAGCACACCACCGCCGGGCTGGGCGCTGGTCGCGGTCAGTCATGTCGGCATCTGCGGCACCGATTATCACATCTTCGAGGGCAAGCATCCGTTCCTCGCCTATCCCCGCATCATGGGCCATGAAGTGTCGGGAACCGTGATCGAGGTCGGAGAAGGCGTCGATCTGGCCGTCGGCGAACCGGTGATCATCAACCCCTATCTCGCCTGCGGCAAATGCATCGCCTGCCGGCAGGGAAAGCCGAATTGCTGCGTCAGGATCGAGGTGCTCGGCGTCCACCGCGACGGCGCCATGCGCGAGCGGATCCTGGTGCCGGCGCAAAATCTCTATCCGGCAAACGGCCTGTCGCTGGCCGACGCCGCCGCCGTCGAATTCCTGGCGATCGGGGCGCATGCCGTGCGCCGCTCGCTGGCTAATCCCGGCGCGCGCACGCTGGTCATCGGCGCCGGGCCGATCGGGCTCGGCACGGCGCTGTTTGCCCGTATCGCCGGTCTCGACGCGACGCTGCTCGACATGAGCGCGGAAAGGCTGGGCTTCGCCGCAAGCGAACTCGGCTTCGCCACCCTCGACGGTTCGCGGCAGTCTGCGACCGATCTGGTGCGCGAGGCGACCGGCGGCGAAGGTTTTGACGTGATTTTCGATGCCACCGGCAACACCCAGTCCGTCCAGTCGGCCTTCGCCCATGTCGCGCATGGCGGGACGCTGGTCCTGGTCAGCGTCGTCAAGGACGACATAGTCTTTTCCGACCCCGAATTCCACAAGCGCGAGATGACGCTCATCGGCAGCCGCAACGCGCTGCGCGCCGATTTCGACCATGTCGCCGCTTCGATCCGCAACGGCGCGGTGCCGCTGACAAAGCTCGTCACCCATCGCACGACGCTTGGCGACACACCGCGTGATCTTGCCCGTTGGGCGCACGAGAAATCCGGCCTGATCAAGGCCGTCATCCAGGTCGGATGA